One stretch of Salmo trutta chromosome 7, fSalTru1.1, whole genome shotgun sequence DNA includes these proteins:
- the LOC115197401 gene encoding cytochrome b-c1 complex subunit Rieske, mitochondrial, with the protein MLSLAARSGALSPYLQATNVAVNGSLKALLPGAVKGDSLLKSSSKKAPAISACVSAPGGIRMAHTDIKVPDFSDYRRPELLDPKKSSQESSESRKTFSYLVTGATAVVGVYTAKTVATQFISSMSASADVLAMSKIEVKLGEIPEGKNMTFKWRGKPLFIRHRTEKEIATEEAVDMAMLRDPQHDKDRVANPKWIIVIGVCTHLGCVPIANAGDYGGYYCPCHGSHYDASGRIRKGPAPLNLEVPYYEFPDDDTVVVG; encoded by the exons ATGCTGTCCTTAGCCGCTCGTTCCGGGGCTTTGTCCCCGTACTTGCAGGCGACCAATGTAGCTGTGAATGGATCCCTCAAAGCACTGCTCCCTGGAGCGGTGAAGGGAGATTCACTGCTGAAATCCAGCTCTAAGAAGGCGCCCGCTATTTCAGCTTGCGTCAGTG CCCCTGGTGGAATTCGCATGGCCCACACAGACATCAAGGTCCCAGACTTCTCTGACTACCGTCGTCCTGAGTTGCTGGACCCCAAGAAGTCCTCACAGGAGAGCAGCGAGTCCAGGAAGACCTTCTCCTACCTGGTCACTGGGGCCACAGCTGTGGTGGGCGTCTACACAGCCAAGACGGTGGCCACCCAGTTCATCTCCTCCATGAGTGCCTCAGCTGATGTGCTGGCCATGTCCAAGATTGAGGTGAAGCTGGGAGAGATCCCAGAGGGCAAGAACATGACCTTCAAGTGGAGGGGCAAGCCTCTGTTCATCCGCCACCGAACTGAGAAGGAGATCGCCACCGAGGAAGCTGTGGATATGGCCATGCTACGTGACCCCCAACACGACAAGGACCGCGTAGCCAACCCGAAGTGGATCATCGTGATCGGTGTCTGCACCCACCTGGGCTGTGTGCCCATCGCCAACGCCGGAGACTACGGAGGATACTACTGCCCCTGCCACGGCTCCCACTACGACGCCTCAGGGAGGATTCGGAAGGGACCCGCACCTCTCAACCTAGAGGTGCCCTATTACGAATTCCCAGACGACGACACTGTTGTTGTGGGATAA